One window of the Flavobacteriaceae bacterium YJPT1-3 genome contains the following:
- a CDS encoding endonuclease/exonuclease/phosphatase family protein: protein MRPFINLTLCLCIQWLIAQESKNYKIHTLAFYNVENLFDPANDPYTFDDDRTPEGADRWTEERYNQKIKQLAEVIGQIGLETTGNAPILIGLAEVENRTVLQDLINSSPLAKYGYRIVHQDSPDRRGIDVALIYQSRFFRLKHAQWHPLVLYRKDEPDRRIYTRDQLVVGGYLEEEEFAIIVNHWPSRSGGEALTQPRRMAAARLNRRLIDSLQHLNPYLKITTMGDFNDDPSDKSIRKELRAKGKRDQVSDLGLYNPMAALHQQGLGTLAFRDSWNLFDQIMVSETLIQANYDSFRLFKAGIYNPNRLTYRSGRYQGYPWRTYAGGVYSGGISDHFPVYAYLIKLQD, encoded by the coding sequence ATGCGACCATTTATAAATCTTACCCTATGCTTATGTATTCAATGGCTGATCGCCCAGGAATCGAAGAATTATAAAATTCACACACTGGCTTTTTATAATGTGGAGAATCTTTTCGATCCGGCTAACGATCCTTATACCTTTGACGATGATCGGACCCCGGAAGGAGCCGACCGCTGGACCGAGGAGCGCTATAACCAAAAAATTAAGCAGCTGGCTGAGGTCATCGGTCAAATTGGGTTGGAAACGACGGGCAACGCCCCTATACTCATTGGACTTGCCGAGGTGGAAAACAGAACGGTACTTCAAGACCTGATCAATTCTTCCCCTTTAGCTAAATACGGCTATCGAATTGTTCATCAAGACTCCCCGGATCGACGTGGAATTGATGTCGCTTTGATTTATCAATCGCGTTTTTTCCGACTTAAGCATGCCCAATGGCATCCTTTAGTATTATATCGAAAAGACGAACCTGACCGGCGTATCTATACCCGAGATCAATTGGTGGTTGGCGGATATTTAGAAGAAGAGGAGTTCGCCATCATCGTCAATCATTGGCCCTCACGTTCTGGAGGTGAAGCCTTGACACAGCCTCGGCGAATGGCCGCAGCACGATTGAACAGGCGCCTTATAGACTCTCTACAACACTTAAATCCTTATCTCAAAATCACGACCATGGGTGACTTCAATGATGACCCCAGTGATAAAAGCATCCGAAAAGAGCTTAGAGCGAAAGGGAAACGTGATCAGGTCTCTGATCTTGGACTCTACAATCCAATGGCAGCACTGCATCAGCAGGGATTGGGGACGCTCGCCTTTCGCGACAGCTGGAATCTCTTTGATCAGATCATGGTCAGTGAAACCTTAATTCAAGCCAATTATGACTCCTTTCGATTGTTCAAAGCTGGAATTTACAATCCGAATCGCTTGACCTATCGCAGCGGTCGCTACCAGGGATATCCCTGGCGAACTTATGCCGGAGGCGTGTATTCAGGCGGAATAAGTGATCATTTTCCGGTCTATGCCTATCTGATCAAGTTACAGGATTGA